A region of Thermovibrio ammonificans HB-1 DNA encodes the following proteins:
- the glp gene encoding molybdopterin molybdotransferase MoeA, whose protein sequence is MKVTREEALRLILSHVKPVGKEVKTLHECYGRVLGENLFSPEELPNADLSAVDGFAVVSSSCRELPAELKVVETVEAGKEPVAPIGPGEAAFVMTGGIVPEGADAVVRVEDTLQKGSSVVIEKAVKPGQLINYRGSEAKKGEKILSEGELLTPRKVALIAHVGIYTVKVFRRPKVALITTGNEILEPYHSSKPGAARNTNYYLLKGLLESEGVETVYMGTVEDSPEKLKTVIEEAAENADLVVTTGGISKGKFDFVKRAVPELGFKVFFNSTNIRPGRPLLFAVKEGKTLIGLPGYPAATTVNALEFLLPAVRKLAGRSDVENRYIKATAAEKLHSREGRVDFVRVTIHQENGKITVKNAGSQQTANYTSMALCDGLAVVEAHRGEVKAGEQVEVLPLSWP, encoded by the coding sequence ATGAAAGTAACAAGGGAAGAGGCCCTGCGCCTTATACTCTCTCACGTTAAACCGGTGGGGAAAGAGGTAAAAACGCTCCACGAGTGTTACGGCAGAGTCCTGGGGGAAAACCTCTTCTCCCCGGAAGAGCTACCCAACGCCGACCTCTCTGCAGTAGACGGCTTTGCAGTTGTAAGTAGCTCCTGCAGGGAGCTTCCGGCAGAGCTCAAGGTAGTGGAAACCGTAGAGGCCGGAAAAGAGCCTGTAGCCCCCATAGGGCCGGGAGAGGCCGCATTTGTGATGACCGGCGGCATAGTCCCGGAAGGGGCAGATGCAGTAGTCAGGGTGGAAGATACGCTCCAGAAGGGAAGCTCCGTAGTGATTGAAAAAGCGGTAAAGCCGGGCCAACTAATAAACTACAGGGGGAGCGAAGCTAAAAAAGGAGAGAAAATCCTCTCAGAGGGAGAGCTCTTAACACCCAGGAAAGTGGCCCTCATCGCCCACGTGGGCATCTATACAGTAAAGGTCTTCAGGAGACCCAAGGTGGCCCTCATAACAACCGGCAACGAGATACTTGAACCTTACCACTCTTCAAAGCCCGGGGCCGCAAGGAACACAAACTACTACCTCCTAAAAGGGTTACTGGAGAGTGAAGGGGTCGAAACGGTGTACATGGGAACAGTTGAAGACTCTCCGGAGAAGCTAAAAACCGTGATAGAAGAGGCAGCAGAGAACGCAGACCTTGTAGTGACCACAGGCGGCATCTCTAAGGGCAAGTTTGACTTTGTAAAAAGGGCAGTTCCGGAACTCGGCTTCAAAGTGTTTTTCAATTCCACGAACATAAGGCCCGGAAGGCCCTTGCTCTTTGCCGTTAAAGAAGGAAAAACCTTAATAGGCCTTCCCGGATACCCGGCCGCAACCACAGTGAACGCCCTTGAGTTCCTGTTACCGGCAGTTAGAAAGCTGGCCGGAAGGAGCGATGTAGAGAACAGGTACATAAAGGCAACGGCGGCCGAGAAGCTCCACTCCCGGGAGGGGCGAGTGGACTTCGTAAGAGTTACAATCCACCAAGAAAACGGTAAAATCACCGTAAAGAACGCAGGCAGTCAACAGACTGCAAACTACACATCTATGGCCCTCTGCGACGGACTCGCGGTGGTTGAAGCCCACAGGGGGGAGGTCAAGGCAGGTGAGCAGGTGGAAGTTCTTCCCCTCAGCTGGCCTTGA
- a CDS encoding molybdopterin-binding protein, with product MKRLVKVEEAVGLVLAHDITEVDLERNFKGRAFKKGHVIREEDVEKLKKLGKEHIYVLELSEDEIHEDEAAVMLADALMGENLYRDSQPKEGKVNIYSSVFGLFKVDVEKLIAFNSIGEPSCPTIHSDMYVKPGTKVAAVRIISLVAPRKEVEEAVELAKGGIMKVIPFTEKKAGLIITGNEVYSGRIEDKFYERLKPKLEFFKCQVAKRVILPDDKERIRQKIEEFAQKFDIVILTGGTSVDPDDVTYRALREAGAENFIRGNPIQPGNMLTMGWVKGKPVVAVPAAALFFKATSFDIWLPKLLVGERISKGEVAAKSHGGLCHSCPVCVFPICPFGRP from the coding sequence ATGAAGAGACTGGTAAAAGTGGAAGAGGCAGTGGGACTCGTTCTCGCCCACGACATAACAGAAGTGGACCTTGAGAGGAACTTTAAGGGCAGGGCCTTCAAAAAGGGCCACGTAATCAGGGAGGAAGACGTTGAGAAACTGAAAAAGCTGGGGAAAGAGCACATCTACGTTCTGGAGCTTTCAGAAGACGAAATCCACGAAGATGAAGCCGCCGTAATGCTCGCAGATGCCCTAATGGGGGAAAACCTCTACAGGGACAGCCAGCCGAAAGAGGGCAAGGTAAACATCTACTCATCGGTTTTCGGCCTCTTCAAGGTAGATGTAGAGAAGCTGATAGCCTTCAACTCCATAGGGGAACCCTCGTGTCCCACAATCCACTCCGATATGTACGTTAAGCCCGGAACAAAAGTGGCGGCCGTCAGGATAATATCGCTTGTGGCCCCAAGGAAAGAGGTAGAGGAGGCCGTAGAGCTCGCAAAAGGCGGAATAATGAAGGTAATTCCGTTTACAGAGAAAAAGGCAGGCCTCATAATAACCGGTAACGAGGTGTACAGCGGCCGCATAGAGGACAAGTTCTACGAAAGACTTAAGCCGAAACTTGAATTTTTCAAGTGCCAGGTGGCTAAGAGGGTGATACTCCCCGACGACAAAGAGAGGATAAGGCAGAAGATAGAAGAGTTTGCCCAGAAGTTCGATATAGTAATACTCACGGGAGGCACCTCGGTAGACCCCGACGACGTTACCTACAGGGCACTGAGGGAGGCCGGAGCGGAGAACTTCATCAGGGGGAATCCAATCCAGCCGGGGAATATGCTGACAATGGGCTGGGTAAAGGGGAAACCGGTTGTGGCAGTTCCTGCTGCAGCCCTCTTCTTCAAGGCAACCTCCTTTGACATATGGCTACCGAAGCTCCTGGTTGGAGAGAGAATCTCCAAAGGGGAAGTTGCCGCAAAAAGCCACGGAGGCCTATGCCACAGCTGCCCGGTGTGTGTATTCCCCATCTGTCCTTTCGGCAGACCTTAA
- a CDS encoding ABC transporter ATP-binding protein: MVEVRVKKRLPKFNLNVSFKSEGLVTVLFAPSGSGKSLTLNCVAGVVKPDSGHIEVNGKVFYSSEEGINLKPQHRRVGFLFQDFALFPHLNVWANVTYGCRRRELANELLKLLQIEHLKEKLPSQLSGGQKQRVALARALAAEPELLLLDEPFSALHAGLKEELHREILRIIREFSLPTLLVTHDIDEAFELGDQVVVMDGGKTLAQGEPREIYLSPGSKRVAEILGHRCFIEATVCEVNGNQTVVKTAGGKRIKCRKGPFKRGEKVLVSVLPFSVALNPAQETNRLELKVKEVKLRRGTTQVTALFEGREVELHLPPSLLPNKLLEPGRVATFYLSPQLLPVLKEEP; encoded by the coding sequence GTGGTAGAGGTTAGGGTAAAGAAACGCCTTCCGAAGTTTAACCTTAACGTCTCTTTTAAGTCCGAGGGGCTCGTGACTGTCCTCTTTGCTCCGTCGGGCTCGGGAAAGAGCCTTACTCTCAACTGCGTTGCGGGAGTTGTGAAGCCAGATAGCGGCCACATAGAGGTTAACGGAAAAGTCTTCTACTCCTCCGAGGAGGGCATAAACCTCAAACCCCAACACAGGAGAGTGGGTTTTCTGTTTCAAGACTTTGCCCTATTCCCCCACTTAAACGTATGGGCAAACGTAACTTACGGCTGCAGGAGGCGGGAGCTTGCCAACGAGCTACTCAAACTCCTCCAGATAGAGCACCTGAAGGAGAAACTCCCGAGCCAGCTATCGGGAGGGCAGAAACAGAGGGTTGCCCTTGCAAGGGCTCTTGCAGCAGAACCAGAACTCCTACTGCTGGATGAGCCGTTTTCAGCGCTTCACGCCGGCCTGAAGGAGGAGCTTCACAGAGAAATCCTCAGAATAATCAGAGAGTTCTCCCTACCCACACTCCTTGTAACCCACGACATAGACGAGGCCTTCGAGCTGGGAGACCAAGTAGTGGTCATGGACGGCGGCAAAACCCTGGCCCAGGGAGAGCCGAGGGAGATATACCTATCGCCGGGGAGCAAGCGAGTGGCGGAAATCCTCGGCCACCGGTGCTTCATAGAAGCAACCGTGTGCGAGGTCAACGGCAACCAAACGGTTGTAAAAACGGCAGGGGGAAAGAGGATAAAGTGCAGGAAGGGACCCTTCAAGAGGGGAGAAAAGGTGCTCGTATCGGTCCTCCCCTTCTCGGTTGCCCTGAACCCGGCCCAAGAGACAAACAGGCTGGAGCTCAAAGTTAAAGAGGTGAAGCTCCGTAGGGGCACCACCCAAGTAACGGCCCTCTTTGAGGGGAGAGAAGTTGAGCTCCACCTTCCCCCTTCGCTTCTGCCCAATAAGCTCTTGGAGCCCGGTAGGGTTGCAACCTTTTACCTATCACCACAACTGCTACCGGTTTTAAAGGAGGAACCATGA
- the modB gene encoding molybdate ABC transporter permease subunit gives MGLDPLALFSVKLSLKVAISSTAIVTLLGTPLAYMLATRDFPFKNAVDALITLPLVFPPTVTGYILLLLLGRKGPIGELLYTLFHKGIVFTWYAAVVAAAVASFPIFVKSARAAIEAVDKRLLTVSYTLGKGEVNTFFRIVLPLAKRGIVAAVILSFARALGEFGATLMLAGYIPFKTNTIPLEIYSSVSNGDFERANLLTAVTAAIALVTIYAINRLSNRSKQW, from the coding sequence GTGGGACTGGACCCCCTGGCCCTCTTTTCGGTGAAGCTCTCTTTAAAGGTGGCAATCTCGTCAACCGCCATAGTTACGCTCTTAGGAACCCCCCTGGCCTACATGCTCGCAACAAGGGATTTCCCCTTTAAAAACGCCGTAGATGCCCTCATCACACTGCCCCTTGTCTTTCCGCCGACGGTAACCGGCTACATACTGCTACTGCTGCTCGGCAGGAAAGGACCAATCGGGGAGCTTCTCTACACACTGTTTCACAAGGGGATAGTGTTCACCTGGTACGCGGCGGTAGTTGCGGCAGCCGTGGCCTCCTTTCCCATATTTGTAAAGAGCGCAAGGGCGGCAATAGAGGCCGTAGATAAGAGGCTCCTTACGGTCTCCTACACGCTGGGAAAGGGAGAGGTAAACACCTTCTTCAGGATTGTGCTCCCCCTCGCAAAGCGGGGGATAGTGGCGGCCGTAATTCTATCCTTTGCAAGGGCCCTCGGGGAGTTCGGCGCAACGCTGATGTTGGCCGGCTACATACCGTTCAAAACAAACACCATTCCACTCGAGATATACAGCTCCGTATCCAACGGCGATTTTGAAAGGGCAAACCTGCTGACCGCAGTTACCGCAGCCATAGCCCTCGTAACCATCTACGCAATCAACCGACTCTCGAACCGGAGCAAGCAGTGGTAG
- the modA gene encoding molybdate ABC transporter substrate-binding protein — MKRLKLLLSLLLVALWLSDAGAKEVWVFCAMGMRDLAKDAANHFKGRVVFNFSSSGRLAKQIEEGASADVYLSANKRWVEYLKKKGLLVESSIEPVAKTQLVVIVPKDSKIKSLKEAKTIAVGDKSAPVGRYALEALKNLKLYGELKNRLVFAPNVRQVAVWVATGNADAGIVYLSDYLKFKKSVKLLKVLPEKSHSPAIFYGAAVKGGNVKEAEAFLNTLHSLPEREMERFGFRRP, encoded by the coding sequence GTGAAAAGGCTGAAGCTACTGCTGAGCCTGCTGCTTGTTGCCCTCTGGCTCTCTGATGCCGGCGCAAAGGAGGTTTGGGTGTTCTGCGCCATGGGGATGAGGGACCTCGCAAAAGATGCCGCCAACCACTTTAAGGGAAGAGTTGTATTCAACTTCTCCTCTTCCGGAAGGTTGGCCAAACAGATAGAGGAGGGAGCTTCAGCCGACGTTTACCTTTCGGCCAACAAAAGGTGGGTAGAGTACCTAAAAAAGAAAGGGCTGCTCGTAGAAAGCTCGATAGAACCGGTGGCAAAAACCCAGCTGGTTGTAATCGTTCCGAAGGACTCAAAAATCAAGAGCCTAAAAGAGGCCAAAACCATAGCCGTAGGCGATAAATCGGCCCCAGTGGGAAGGTACGCGTTAGAGGCTTTAAAGAACTTGAAGCTCTATGGAGAACTCAAAAACAGGCTCGTGTTTGCCCCAAACGTCAGGCAGGTTGCAGTTTGGGTGGCAACCGGGAACGCAGACGCCGGAATCGTCTACCTGTCCGACTACCTAAAGTTCAAAAAGAGCGTAAAGCTACTTAAGGTGCTTCCCGAAAAGAGCCACTCGCCGGCAATCTTTTACGGGGCCGCCGTTAAAGGGGGGAACGTTAAAGAGGCCGAAGCATTCCTGAACACGCTACATAGCCTCCCAGAGAGAGAGATGGAACGTTTCGGATTCAGGAGGCCGTAG
- a CDS encoding mannose-1-phosphate guanylyltransferase/mannose-6-phosphate isomerase, translated as MKAIILAGGSGTRLFPLSRNNYPKQFIELISGKSFFQDTVERFLTFLSPQDLLVSTRKDYAFLVKDQLEQIGVDNSRVSLVLEPSSRNTAPAIALAVRALLEEGASADEVVFVAPSDHFIRPKEAIKNLSVEVEEAAKAGYIVTFGIKPTKPETGYGYILLGEKVKGNVYRVERFVEKPNFEKALEYVSSGNYYWNSGMFAFTVETFTSELKRFAPEIYEVIFGGTFQEALERFDTLPDISIDYAVMEKTDRAAVILCDFVWSDVGCWDSIYDLLPKDSNGNVKDDKTFLLETKNSLVLNRDFEGDRLIVTVGLEDVMVVGTKDVTLVAKRGESQKVKEIVKALKADPEFARYAMTHPLVYRPWGHFIELGRGERYKIKRITVKPGGKLSYQMHYHRSEHWIVVKGTAKVTIGDQEMFVHENESVFIPKTTPHRLENPGKVPLEVIEVQVGEYLGEDDIVRFQDDYGRA; from the coding sequence TTGAAGGCGATAATCCTTGCAGGGGGTTCGGGAACGAGGCTTTTTCCACTCTCCCGTAACAACTACCCGAAACAGTTCATAGAGCTTATCTCCGGGAAATCCTTCTTTCAGGACACGGTAGAGCGTTTCCTGACCTTTTTGTCCCCCCAAGACCTTCTCGTCTCAACGAGGAAAGACTATGCCTTCCTCGTTAAGGACCAGCTTGAGCAGATAGGGGTTGATAACTCCCGGGTTTCGCTGGTTCTAGAGCCGTCCAGCAGAAATACGGCTCCGGCTATAGCTTTAGCGGTAAGGGCCCTCCTTGAGGAGGGGGCGTCTGCAGACGAGGTGGTTTTTGTTGCTCCGTCGGACCACTTCATCAGGCCGAAGGAGGCTATAAAAAACCTCTCTGTAGAGGTTGAGGAGGCCGCGAAGGCGGGATACATAGTGACCTTCGGTATAAAGCCGACCAAGCCCGAAACGGGCTACGGTTACATCCTCCTCGGAGAAAAGGTTAAGGGTAACGTTTACAGGGTGGAGCGCTTTGTAGAAAAACCCAACTTTGAAAAGGCCCTTGAGTACGTCTCTTCTGGCAACTACTACTGGAACTCCGGTATGTTTGCCTTTACCGTAGAGACCTTTACGTCCGAGCTTAAGAGGTTCGCTCCTGAAATCTACGAAGTGATTTTCGGGGGTACCTTCCAGGAGGCCCTCGAACGGTTCGATACCCTTCCCGATATCTCCATCGACTACGCCGTTATGGAGAAGACCGACAGGGCCGCCGTTATTCTGTGTGACTTTGTGTGGTCCGACGTGGGGTGTTGGGATTCAATCTACGACCTGCTTCCAAAGGACTCCAACGGTAACGTGAAGGACGATAAAACCTTCCTCCTTGAGACCAAGAACAGCCTGGTTCTCAACAGGGACTTTGAGGGCGATAGGTTAATCGTGACGGTAGGCCTTGAAGATGTTATGGTTGTCGGGACAAAGGATGTGACCCTTGTGGCCAAGAGGGGTGAGAGTCAAAAAGTTAAAGAGATTGTTAAAGCTTTAAAGGCCGACCCGGAGTTTGCCCGCTACGCCATGACCCATCCCCTCGTTTACAGGCCGTGGGGCCACTTTATAGAGCTCGGCAGGGGTGAGCGTTACAAGATAAAGAGGATTACCGTTAAGCCCGGCGGTAAGCTCAGCTACCAGATGCACTACCACAGGAGCGAGCACTGGATAGTGGTTAAGGGAACTGCTAAGGTCACCATAGGGGACCAGGAGATGTTCGTCCACGAAAACGAGAGCGTTTTCATACCCAAAACCACTCCCCACAGGCTTGAGAACCCCGGAAAGGTTCCCCTCGAGGTTATAGAGGTTCAGGTTGGTGAGTACCTGGGAGAAGACGATATCGTAAGGTTCCAGGACGACTACGGAAGGGCTTAA
- a CDS encoding tetratricopeptide repeat protein encodes MKRLALLILGLSVAFISSCADIKLAKEYYAQGNYPAAVKELRPLVKRGFPQAYYLYGKLIVEGKVKGVPPEEGVKFLELAYEKGIKKALLDIAKFYLKEGEVNKAIKYLRLASEEGVPGAQELLIKTLIKNNRVNERVIGQALALARQNPQLYKLLANYYLEKGNVKRAEELLEKAYKAGIEKAGLTLASLLIREGKLSEAEKLLEELYVKYGDKEAALKLGKIYEIRAKSLKLSYCPIVTAKTPEEFFKAKLKLQAERKEYLLTALRWYERALPLLEAQYRVARVKWELSGNSCGDFKTILRFAKLGVKPAIADLQRLYGAAGRCPAPPQMEQERKELRRLKELYGVEVKATKENPSEVLFKRGMELLKYNPEKALKLLEEACSYGNTKAEIELALFLKDKNPQIAGAVLYYYAKVKGVPRAMVALAKLYLSAGNEEKYLYWIEKAAKLRYTPAMRLYALYLINHNREELAIKLLKEWEEEGYCFAAILLGAIYEGDYGDLPIDFKKAEFHYKLAVENGCVDGYYRLARLYNFLNRPKEALPLAEEYHRLVPSQVKGLVLLTRIEMNLNNYQRAGSYLSQAIEMGYIPTYNEIAQLARFVPTKLLLSGQVRYRSYMVVAMKLGKSNFPLSFCLAYEAGLHKAPRAAMLMFNLASLVNTREDALAIINAGKRENYCKNLIERRLVTVVRVLKEGR; translated from the coding sequence ATGAAACGGCTTGCTCTACTTATCTTAGGGCTGAGCGTGGCCTTTATAAGCTCCTGTGCAGACATAAAGCTGGCAAAAGAGTACTACGCTCAGGGCAACTACCCGGCAGCAGTCAAAGAGCTTAGACCCCTCGTGAAAAGGGGCTTTCCACAGGCCTACTACCTATACGGGAAGCTAATTGTAGAGGGTAAAGTTAAGGGGGTGCCCCCCGAAGAGGGAGTGAAGTTCTTGGAGCTCGCCTACGAGAAGGGGATTAAGAAGGCGTTACTGGATATAGCGAAGTTCTACTTAAAGGAAGGAGAAGTTAATAAGGCGATAAAGTACCTAAGGCTCGCCTCAGAAGAGGGAGTTCCGGGAGCACAGGAGCTTCTCATCAAAACCTTGATAAAGAACAACCGGGTAAACGAGAGGGTAATCGGGCAAGCGTTAGCACTTGCCCGGCAGAACCCTCAGCTCTACAAACTCCTTGCAAACTACTACCTTGAGAAGGGAAACGTTAAAAGGGCCGAGGAGCTCTTAGAGAAGGCCTACAAGGCGGGGATTGAAAAGGCGGGCCTGACGCTTGCCTCACTGCTTATAAGGGAGGGGAAACTCTCCGAGGCAGAGAAGCTCCTGGAAGAGCTCTACGTAAAGTACGGGGATAAAGAGGCCGCTCTTAAACTGGGAAAGATTTACGAAATTCGGGCCAAAAGCCTTAAACTGAGCTACTGCCCGATTGTCACGGCAAAAACACCCGAGGAGTTCTTTAAGGCAAAACTGAAACTTCAGGCAGAGAGGAAAGAGTACCTGTTAACCGCCCTCAGGTGGTACGAAAGGGCCCTTCCGCTCCTTGAGGCACAGTATCGGGTAGCCAGGGTAAAGTGGGAGCTTTCGGGTAACAGCTGCGGCGACTTTAAAACCATCCTGCGGTTTGCCAAACTGGGCGTAAAGCCGGCAATAGCAGACCTTCAACGGCTGTACGGGGCGGCAGGCAGGTGCCCGGCTCCGCCGCAGATGGAACAAGAGAGGAAAGAGCTTCGCCGCCTAAAGGAGCTCTACGGAGTAGAAGTGAAAGCCACAAAGGAAAACCCGTCAGAAGTACTCTTCAAAAGGGGGATGGAACTTCTAAAGTACAACCCGGAAAAGGCCCTTAAACTCCTTGAAGAGGCGTGCAGCTACGGTAATACCAAGGCGGAAATAGAGCTGGCCCTGTTCCTCAAAGATAAAAACCCCCAAATTGCCGGCGCAGTGCTCTACTACTACGCAAAGGTAAAGGGGGTACCGAGAGCTATGGTTGCCCTGGCGAAGCTCTACCTCAGCGCCGGCAACGAGGAGAAGTACCTCTACTGGATAGAGAAAGCTGCGAAGCTCAGGTACACGCCGGCCATGAGGCTCTACGCCCTCTACCTGATAAACCACAACCGGGAAGAGTTGGCAATCAAACTACTAAAAGAGTGGGAGGAGGAAGGTTACTGTTTTGCAGCAATACTCCTCGGGGCCATATACGAAGGGGACTACGGGGACCTTCCGATAGACTTTAAAAAAGCCGAGTTCCACTACAAACTGGCCGTTGAAAACGGCTGTGTAGACGGTTACTACAGGCTCGCAAGGCTTTACAACTTCCTCAACAGGCCCAAAGAGGCCCTACCGCTGGCAGAGGAGTACCACAGACTCGTTCCCAGCCAGGTGAAGGGCCTGGTGCTACTGACGAGAATCGAGATGAACCTAAACAACTACCAAAGGGCGGGGAGTTACCTTTCGCAGGCGATAGAGATGGGATACATACCCACCTATAACGAGATAGCCCAGCTTGCAAGGTTCGTACCCACAAAACTTCTGCTCTCGGGACAGGTAAGGTACAGGAGCTACATGGTTGTAGCCATGAAACTGGGTAAAAGTAACTTCCCCTTAAGCTTCTGCCTTGCCTACGAGGCAGGCCTTCACAAGGCCCCGAGGGCCGCAATGCTGATGTTTAACCTCGCCTCCCTCGTAAATACGAGGGAAGACGCACTGGCGATAATAAACGCAGGAAAAAGGGAAAACTACTGTAAAAACCTGATAGAGCGTAGGCTGGTAACGGTTGTCAGGGTGTTAAAGGAAGGGCGTTAA
- a CDS encoding SPOR domain-containing protein produces the protein MRKFINIAALFLLLPATAFGLEEDEYYCIQVASSPGNLDLLIEEAKELQNQFPQVRVEKIGHMYTVRVGFWKDFKKAKSALSEVKQLFPSAFLRDCYYKPQRWVFPARTETEKRANKIETRETATEKGIPEKPGKPSTSPLSFKWEEEFEKVKSQIKVTEPKLPQPLKQPTEEEKRAETASSKTTTFIGETYLFVDGSFVEGLDPRTGCRKRGRELIGRLGYRFVTDLFNSFSVWGDIYGGIGYQRFRHTTRRKGWWDIRYLYLNTKTFEERNTPGYDLSLGRMPLLEPRGFWYRNYLDGLRLRYQSTLLNWYLFAGGRFSDSRVSSSEERINLQGYRYLVARADYQYYYRQHLGFFFIKEYKKRFSNLNDPSVWKGVRPKENLNWLGVRLKGEKEWGSYWLDLGYMWGKRGFTDSIEQDCTAYKVVTATYYKGVHGIGAEIGAKRLLGDERNKGVGFRFAVGQGSNSRTGSTNFYLPKISTSMSYLFGPNRIRYYGELANPDLNNLVLLSLFGGYKVGEDTWLEANLIKYLQYKISPYAPFSRYFIAPNGKSRDLGTELDLLIDGEITGNGRWRYVAAGTLFIPGGAYSGKLDQWNAYGVFLRIKRYW, from the coding sequence GTGAGGAAGTTCATTAATATAGCCGCTCTCTTTCTCCTTCTACCGGCAACGGCCTTCGGGCTTGAGGAGGACGAATACTACTGTATTCAGGTAGCATCGTCTCCCGGGAACCTGGACCTTCTAATAGAAGAGGCAAAAGAGCTTCAAAACCAATTCCCCCAAGTAAGGGTAGAGAAAATCGGCCACATGTACACGGTGAGAGTGGGCTTTTGGAAAGACTTTAAGAAGGCAAAGAGCGCCCTATCCGAAGTTAAACAGCTCTTCCCCAGCGCCTTCTTAAGGGACTGTTACTATAAACCGCAAAGGTGGGTCTTCCCCGCCCGAACCGAAACGGAGAAAAGGGCAAACAAAATAGAAACAAGGGAAACAGCTACCGAAAAGGGAATTCCGGAAAAACCCGGCAAACCTTCCACCTCTCCCCTCTCCTTCAAGTGGGAGGAGGAGTTCGAAAAGGTAAAGTCGCAGATAAAGGTAACTGAGCCCAAACTTCCGCAACCGCTGAAGCAACCTACAGAAGAGGAAAAGAGGGCAGAAACCGCTTCCTCCAAAACCACCACCTTTATAGGAGAGACCTACCTCTTCGTAGACGGCTCCTTTGTAGAGGGGCTCGACCCGAGAACCGGGTGCAGAAAGAGGGGCAGGGAGCTGATAGGAAGGCTCGGCTACAGGTTCGTCACAGACCTTTTCAACTCCTTTTCGGTATGGGGCGACATCTACGGAGGAATCGGCTACCAGCGGTTCCGGCACACAACAAGGAGAAAAGGCTGGTGGGACATCAGATACCTATACCTCAACACGAAAACCTTTGAAGAGAGGAACACCCCCGGCTACGACCTCTCGCTGGGTAGAATGCCGCTACTTGAGCCGAGGGGCTTTTGGTACAGGAACTACTTAGACGGCTTAAGGCTCAGATACCAGAGCACCTTACTGAACTGGTACCTGTTTGCAGGAGGCAGGTTCAGCGACTCAAGGGTGAGCAGTAGCGAGGAGAGGATAAACCTGCAAGGTTACAGGTACTTGGTGGCCAGGGCAGACTACCAGTACTACTACAGGCAACACTTGGGCTTCTTCTTCATAAAGGAGTACAAGAAGAGGTTCTCAAACCTCAACGACCCCAGCGTTTGGAAAGGGGTAAGGCCGAAAGAGAACCTCAACTGGCTCGGAGTGAGGCTAAAGGGAGAGAAGGAGTGGGGCAGCTACTGGCTGGACTTGGGCTACATGTGGGGCAAAAGGGGCTTCACAGACTCAATCGAGCAGGACTGTACGGCCTACAAGGTTGTCACCGCAACGTACTACAAGGGCGTTCACGGTATAGGGGCGGAAATCGGTGCAAAGAGACTCCTCGGTGATGAGAGAAACAAAGGAGTGGGCTTCCGGTTTGCAGTTGGTCAGGGAAGTAACAGCAGAACGGGGAGCACGAACTTTTACCTCCCCAAAATCTCAACATCAATGTCTTACCTGTTTGGGCCCAACAGAATCAGGTACTACGGGGAGCTTGCAAACCCCGACCTAAACAACCTGGTGCTCCTTTCGCTCTTTGGAGGCTACAAGGTAGGGGAAGATACTTGGCTGGAAGCAAACCTCATCAAGTACCTGCAGTACAAAATCTCCCCCTACGCTCCCTTCTCGAGGTACTTCATAGCTCCCAACGGTAAAAGCAGAGACCTGGGAACAGAGCTCGACCTGCTCATCGATGGAGAGATAACCGGCAACGGACGCTGGAGGTACGTTGCCGCCGGCACCCTGTTTATCCCGGGAGGGGCTTATTCCGGGAAGCTCGACCAGTGGAACGCCTACGGCGTCTTCTTAAGAATAAAGAGGTACTGGTGA